The Cellulomonas sp. P24 genome contains a region encoding:
- a CDS encoding AAA family ATPase: MTTSDSRRDLAALLASRVPMIVVETRDEALILDLITSVAAGPDAFVRLPVFRWTITEGMRRLDVDLQSVQAHNAQPGDVLRTIRDTTVPGVYVLLDLHPFLDDPVNVRLLKDICQGYGRVARTVVLVSHGLTLPAELEHLAAQFDVGFPDRAERRALVDAAAAEWSATHGRRVSADPRAVDLLVENLAGLSRGDATRLARSAIFNDGALMPADLPAVMKAKHEILSRGGILNYELETVELADLGGMAHLKTWLDRRRPALDGSAPGLEPPKGVLLLGVQGCGKSVAAKAAARVFGIPLLRLDMSAVHDKYVGESERNLRETLATAELLAPCVVWVDEIEKAVATSSGDSGPSPRLLGTFLTWLAEKTAAVFVVATANDITALPPELIRKGRFDEIFFVDLPTEAVRADILRIHAGKRGLTFSDAEVGSLAGATAGFSGAEIEQAVVSATYTAHGLREPLLASHVMAEVLATRPLSVVMTEPVAALRAWATTRTVPAG, encoded by the coding sequence ATGACGACGTCCGACTCGCGCCGCGACCTCGCCGCACTGCTCGCGAGCCGGGTGCCGATGATCGTCGTCGAGACACGCGACGAGGCGCTGATCCTCGACCTGATCACGTCCGTGGCGGCAGGTCCCGACGCGTTCGTCCGGCTCCCGGTGTTCCGCTGGACCATCACCGAGGGGATGCGCAGGCTCGATGTCGACCTCCAGAGCGTGCAGGCGCACAACGCACAGCCGGGCGACGTGCTCCGCACGATCCGCGACACCACCGTCCCCGGCGTCTACGTGCTGCTCGACCTGCACCCGTTCCTCGACGACCCCGTCAACGTCCGGCTCCTGAAGGACATCTGCCAGGGTTACGGCCGGGTCGCCCGCACCGTCGTGCTCGTCAGCCACGGGCTGACCCTCCCGGCCGAGCTCGAGCACCTGGCCGCGCAGTTCGACGTCGGGTTCCCGGACCGTGCCGAGCGCCGGGCCCTCGTGGACGCGGCCGCGGCCGAGTGGAGCGCCACGCACGGCCGGCGGGTGTCGGCCGACCCCCGCGCTGTCGACCTCCTGGTGGAGAACCTCGCCGGGTTGTCGCGCGGGGACGCGACCCGGCTCGCCAGGTCGGCCATCTTCAACGACGGTGCGCTGATGCCCGCCGACCTCCCGGCGGTGATGAAGGCCAAGCACGAGATCCTCAGCCGAGGAGGGATCCTCAACTACGAGCTCGAGACCGTCGAGCTCGCCGACCTCGGCGGCATGGCGCACCTGAAGACCTGGCTCGACCGGCGGCGCCCGGCGCTCGACGGCTCGGCCCCGGGCCTCGAGCCGCCCAAGGGTGTGCTCCTGCTCGGCGTGCAGGGGTGCGGCAAGAGTGTCGCCGCCAAGGCCGCCGCACGGGTGTTCGGCATCCCGCTGCTGCGTCTCGACATGTCCGCGGTGCACGACAAGTATGTCGGCGAGTCCGAGCGCAACCTGCGCGAGACGCTCGCGACCGCCGAGCTGCTCGCCCCGTGCGTCGTGTGGGTCGACGAGATCGAGAAGGCCGTGGCGACCTCGTCGGGAGACTCGGGACCGTCGCCACGACTGCTCGGCACGTTCCTCACCTGGTTGGCGGAGAAGACGGCCGCGGTGTTCGTCGTCGCGACCGCGAACGACATCACCGCCCTCCCGCCGGAGCTGATCCGCAAGGGGAGGTTCGACGAGATCTTCTTCGTCGACCTGCCGACCGAGGCGGTGCGCGCGGACATCCTGCGGATCCACGCCGGGAAGCGCGGCCTGACGTTCTCCGACGCTGAGGTGGGCTCGCTGGCCGGCGCGACCGCCGGGTTCTCCGGTGCGGAGATCGAGCAGGCGGTCGTGTCGGCCACCTACACGGCTCACGGCCTGCGCGAGCCGCTTCTCGCCTCGCACGTCATGGCCGAGGTGCTCGCGACGCGCCCGCTCTCGGTCGTCATGACCGAACCAGTCGCCGCGCTCCGTGCGTGGGCGACGACCCGCACCGTCCCGGCCGGCTGA
- the ppdK gene encoding pyruvate, phosphate dikinase: MAKYVYDFSEGNKDQKDLLGGKGANLAEMTRLGLPVPPGFTITTEACRTYMTTGVLPPELRVEVTMAIRRLEDSLGRSLGDFHDPLLVSVRSGAKFSMPGMMETVLNVGLNDASVVGLAKFSDDERFAWDSYRRLIQMFGKTVFEINGDLFAHALDAMKASRGVTVDTDLTAGDLQELVETFKGIVREQSGREFPQHPREQLDLAITSVFDSWNTDRARLYRRRERISDDLGTAVNVVSMVFGNLGPDSGTGVCFTRDPSTGKPGDYGDYLPNAQGEDVVAGIRNTLSLADFEQLDPVSHGELRLAMRRLETHYRDLCDIEFTVERGKLWMLQTRVGKRTAAAAFRIATQLVDEHLITLDEALERVTGAQLSKLMFPQFDSDAVRTLLATGMAASPGAAVGQVVFDSVTAQEWAAAGKDVILVRRETNPDDLGGMIAAVGVVTSRGGKTSHAAVVARGMGTTCVVGAEQLDVDATARTVTVGDRVISEGETIAIDGSTGEIFLGDVPVVPSPVVQYLEEGLEVALANVHGADAEETAELVKAVDRILTHADAVRRLRVHANADTAEDAHRARVWGAQGIGLCRTEHMFLGERRVLIERVILARDPVEHQAALDALLPLQRADFVDILEQMDGLPTTIRLIDPPLHEFLPDLTDLSVKVALAGERRSRGVEEETAEEFERDTVLLAAVQRMHEANPMLGLRGVRLGIVVPGLFALQIRAVAEAAAQRIRDGGHPHAEIMIPLAASVMELHLIRDEAEAILAEVAAAEGVELHIPIGAMIELPRAALTADRMAGVAEFFSFGTNDLTQTTWGFSRDDVEGAFFSEYTDRGVISVSPFETIDRSGVGRLVRIAVEEGRAARPDLTLGVCGEHGGDPESVHFFHEVGLDYVSCSPFRVPVARLEAGRATVEGASSDSR; the protein is encoded by the coding sequence GTGGCCAAGTACGTCTATGACTTCAGCGAGGGCAACAAGGACCAGAAGGACCTCCTCGGCGGCAAGGGGGCCAACCTCGCCGAGATGACGCGACTAGGTCTCCCCGTCCCGCCAGGATTCACGATCACGACAGAGGCATGCCGCACCTACATGACGACGGGTGTGCTCCCACCGGAGCTCCGCGTCGAGGTGACGATGGCGATCCGGCGTCTCGAGGACTCGCTCGGTCGCTCGCTCGGCGACTTCCACGACCCGCTGCTCGTGTCGGTCCGCTCGGGCGCCAAGTTCTCGATGCCCGGGATGATGGAGACCGTCCTGAACGTCGGTCTGAACGACGCGTCGGTCGTCGGGCTCGCCAAGTTCTCCGACGACGAGCGGTTCGCGTGGGACTCGTACCGTCGGCTGATCCAGATGTTCGGCAAGACGGTGTTCGAGATCAACGGCGACCTGTTCGCGCACGCGCTCGACGCCATGAAGGCCTCGCGCGGCGTCACGGTCGACACCGACCTCACCGCGGGCGACCTGCAGGAGCTCGTCGAGACCTTCAAGGGGATCGTCCGTGAGCAGTCCGGGCGCGAGTTCCCCCAGCACCCGCGCGAGCAGCTCGACCTCGCGATCACGTCGGTCTTCGACTCGTGGAACACCGACCGGGCCCGCCTCTACCGCCGGCGCGAGCGCATCTCCGACGACCTCGGCACCGCGGTCAACGTCGTGAGCATGGTGTTCGGCAACCTCGGCCCCGACTCGGGCACCGGCGTCTGCTTCACGCGTGACCCCTCCACCGGCAAGCCCGGCGACTACGGCGACTACCTGCCCAACGCGCAGGGTGAGGACGTCGTCGCGGGAATCCGCAACACGCTGAGCCTCGCCGACTTCGAGCAGCTCGACCCCGTCTCGCACGGAGAGCTCCGCCTCGCGATGCGTCGCCTCGAGACCCACTACCGCGACCTGTGCGACATCGAGTTCACGGTCGAGCGCGGCAAGCTCTGGATGCTCCAGACCCGAGTCGGCAAGCGCACCGCCGCGGCCGCGTTCCGGATCGCGACCCAGCTCGTCGACGAGCACCTCATCACGCTCGACGAGGCGCTCGAGCGGGTGACGGGTGCCCAGCTCAGCAAGCTGATGTTCCCGCAGTTCGACTCCGACGCCGTGCGCACGCTGCTGGCCACCGGGATGGCCGCGTCGCCGGGTGCCGCCGTCGGGCAGGTCGTCTTCGACTCGGTCACCGCCCAGGAGTGGGCTGCGGCCGGCAAGGACGTCATCCTGGTCCGCCGCGAGACGAACCCGGACGACCTCGGCGGCATGATCGCCGCCGTCGGCGTCGTGACGTCACGCGGTGGCAAGACGTCCCACGCGGCCGTGGTCGCGCGGGGCATGGGGACCACGTGCGTCGTCGGCGCCGAGCAGCTCGACGTCGACGCGACGGCGCGCACGGTCACCGTCGGCGACCGTGTGATCAGCGAGGGCGAGACGATCGCGATCGACGGGTCGACCGGGGAGATCTTCCTCGGCGACGTCCCCGTCGTCCCGTCGCCCGTCGTCCAGTACCTCGAGGAGGGGCTCGAGGTCGCGCTCGCCAACGTGCACGGCGCAGACGCCGAGGAGACCGCTGAGCTCGTCAAGGCGGTGGATCGGATCCTCACGCATGCGGACGCGGTCCGCCGGCTGCGGGTGCACGCCAACGCGGACACCGCCGAGGACGCGCACCGGGCCCGGGTCTGGGGTGCGCAGGGGATCGGCCTGTGCCGCACCGAGCACATGTTCCTCGGAGAGCGGCGCGTCCTGATCGAGCGGGTCATCCTGGCCCGTGACCCGGTCGAGCACCAGGCGGCCCTCGACGCCCTGCTGCCGCTCCAGCGTGCCGACTTCGTCGACATCCTCGAGCAGATGGACGGGCTGCCGACGACGATCCGCCTCATCGACCCGCCGCTGCACGAGTTCCTCCCGGACCTCACGGACCTCTCGGTCAAGGTCGCCCTGGCGGGCGAGCGCCGCAGCCGCGGTGTCGAGGAGGAGACCGCGGAGGAGTTCGAGCGGGACACGGTGCTGCTCGCCGCCGTCCAGCGCATGCACGAGGCGAACCCGATGCTCGGGCTGCGCGGCGTGCGGCTGGGGATCGTCGTGCCGGGCCTGTTCGCCCTGCAGATCCGTGCGGTGGCCGAGGCGGCCGCGCAGCGGATCCGCGACGGCGGGCACCCGCACGCGGAGATCATGATCCCGCTCGCCGCGTCGGTCATGGAGCTGCACCTCATCCGTGACGAGGCCGAGGCGATCCTCGCCGAGGTCGCGGCCGCGGAGGGCGTCGAGCTGCACATCCCGATCGGCGCGATGATCGAGCTGCCGCGGGCCGCGCTCACGGCGGACCGCATGGCCGGCGTCGCGGAGTTCTTCTCCTTCGGCACCAACGACCTCACGCAGACGACGTGGGGCTTCTCGCGGGACGACGTCGAGGGTGCGTTCTTCTCGGAGTACACGGATCGTGGCGTGATCAGCGTGTCGCCGTTCGAGACGATCGACCGCAGCGGCGTCGGGCGGCTCGTGCGGATCGCCGTCGAGGAGGGCCGGGCCGCTCGTCCGGATCTCACGCTCGGTGTGTGCGGTGAGCACGGTGGCGACCCGGAGTCGGTGCACTTCTTCCACGAGGTCGGTCTCGACTACGTCTCGTGCTCTCCGTTCCGTGTCCCGGTGGCACGGCTCGAGGCCGGTCGGGCCACCGTCGAGGGGGCGTCGAGCGACTCGCGCTGA
- a CDS encoding N(5)-(carboxyethyl)ornithine synthase, translating into MATSRKPDERRLPIHPAHLERLDADLRAHLILETGYGERFGFDDARLAPLVGRIASREEIVASSDVVLLPKPQADDLRELREGQVLWGWPHCVQDREMTQVAIDRGLTLIAFEAMNHWAQDGGFGLHVFHQNNELAGYCSVLHALALTGSTGDYGRRLTAVVIGFGATARGAVTALNAHGIHDVQVLTNRGVAAVGSPIHSVKIVQFEHDDAAPQRSHVITHRGRVPLAPFLAEADIVVNCTLQDTDAPLTYLRTGDLDGFRPGSLIVDVSCDEGMGFSWARSTTFAEPLIELGNHVDYYAVDHSPSYLWNSATWEISEALLPFVRTVLEGPESWAADETISRAIEIRDGRIINPAILSFQLRSAVPPHVALPPAA; encoded by the coding sequence ATGGCGACGTCCCGCAAGCCGGACGAGCGACGGCTCCCGATCCACCCCGCCCATCTGGAGAGGCTCGACGCCGACCTCCGTGCGCACCTGATCCTCGAGACCGGCTACGGCGAGCGGTTCGGGTTCGACGACGCCCGCCTCGCGCCGCTGGTCGGCCGGATCGCGTCGCGCGAGGAGATCGTCGCCTCGTCCGACGTCGTGCTCCTGCCCAAGCCCCAGGCCGATGATCTCCGTGAGCTGCGCGAGGGGCAGGTGCTCTGGGGGTGGCCGCACTGCGTCCAGGACCGCGAGATGACGCAGGTCGCGATCGACCGGGGGCTGACGCTGATCGCGTTCGAGGCGATGAACCACTGGGCGCAGGACGGCGGGTTCGGCCTGCACGTGTTCCACCAGAACAACGAGCTCGCCGGCTACTGCTCCGTGCTGCACGCGCTCGCGCTCACGGGGTCGACCGGCGACTACGGCCGTCGGCTCACCGCGGTCGTGATCGGGTTCGGGGCGACGGCCCGTGGCGCCGTCACCGCGCTCAACGCGCACGGGATCCACGACGTCCAGGTGCTGACCAACCGGGGCGTCGCGGCGGTCGGCTCGCCCATCCACTCGGTCAAGATCGTGCAGTTCGAGCACGACGACGCCGCGCCCCAACGCAGTCATGTGATCACCCACCGGGGTCGGGTGCCGCTCGCACCGTTCCTCGCCGAGGCGGACATCGTCGTGAACTGCACGCTCCAGGACACCGACGCCCCGCTCACGTACCTGCGCACCGGGGACCTCGACGGGTTCCGTCCCGGCAGCCTGATCGTGGACGTCTCGTGCGACGAGGGCATGGGCTTCAGCTGGGCGCGCTCGACCACGTTCGCGGAGCCGCTGATCGAGCTCGGCAACCACGTCGACTACTACGCGGTCGACCACAGCCCGTCGTACCTCTGGAACTCCGCGACCTGGGAGATCAGCGAGGCCCTGCTGCCGTTCGTGCGCACCGTGCTCGAGGGGCCGGAGTCCTGGGCCGCCGACGAGACGATCAGCCGCGCGATCGAGATCCGGGACGGCCGGATCATCAACCCGGCGATCCTCTCCTTCCAGCTCAGGTCCGCCGTCCCTCCTCACGTGGCACTGCCGCCGGCGGCGTGA
- a CDS encoding ribonuclease J, giving the protein MRRHSTWELEPVQSAHSRELAPPPALARGALRITPLGGLGEIGRNMTVFEYDGQLLVVDCGVLFPEESQPGIDVILPDFTSIRDRLDDIVAIVLTHGHEDHIGGVPYLLKERADIPVIGSELTLAFIEAKLKEHRITPVTVHVEAGDRHLTGGFDLEFVAVNHSIPDGLAVAIRTGAGMVLNTGDFKMDQFPLDDRITDLRAFARLGEEGVDVFMVDSTNAEVPGFTTSERELAPAIDHVFATAPRRIIVSSFASHVHRIQQVLDAAHANGRKVAFVGRSMVRNMGIARDLGYLKIPRGLVVDVKKLETMPDDKITLVCTGSQGEPMAAISRMANGNHQIKIGEGDTVLLASSLIPGNENAIYGVINKLTDLGAKVVHKGNAKVHVSGHASEGELVYCYNLIKPGNVLPIHGESKHLHANAEIAVRTGVDPERVIIGRDGVTIDLIDGRATISGQVQAGMVYVDGQTVGRATEDTLKERRLLREGGVVTVLALVDPATNVLAEPLEFLTRGFVHDDRTFDGAAAEVTKALERSAQQGVTDLDAIEEVIASAVGRYIQRAYRREPVVIAVVVDA; this is encoded by the coding sequence ATGCGCCGTCACTCCACATGGGAGCTTGAACCCGTGCAATCTGCTCACTCGCGCGAACTCGCGCCGCCGCCCGCACTCGCCCGCGGCGCACTCCGTATCACCCCGCTCGGCGGTCTCGGTGAGATCGGCCGCAACATGACGGTCTTCGAGTACGACGGGCAGCTGCTCGTCGTCGACTGCGGCGTCCTCTTCCCCGAGGAGAGCCAGCCGGGGATCGACGTGATCCTGCCGGACTTCACCTCGATCCGCGACCGGCTCGACGACATCGTCGCGATCGTCCTCACGCACGGTCACGAGGACCACATCGGGGGAGTCCCGTACCTGCTCAAGGAGCGCGCGGACATCCCGGTGATCGGGTCCGAGCTCACGCTGGCCTTCATCGAGGCGAAGCTCAAGGAGCACCGCATCACACCCGTGACGGTGCACGTCGAGGCCGGTGACCGTCACCTCACCGGCGGCTTCGACCTCGAGTTCGTCGCGGTCAACCACTCGATCCCCGACGGCCTCGCGGTGGCCATCCGGACCGGTGCCGGGATGGTGCTCAACACCGGCGACTTCAAGATGGACCAGTTCCCGCTCGACGACCGCATCACCGACCTGCGTGCCTTCGCGCGGCTCGGCGAGGAGGGGGTCGACGTCTTCATGGTCGACTCCACGAACGCCGAGGTCCCCGGCTTCACGACCTCCGAGCGCGAGCTCGCCCCGGCGATCGACCACGTGTTCGCGACCGCGCCGCGGCGCATCATCGTGTCGAGCTTCGCGAGCCACGTGCACCGGATCCAGCAGGTCCTCGACGCCGCGCACGCGAACGGGCGCAAGGTCGCGTTCGTGGGCCGCTCGATGGTGCGCAACATGGGGATCGCGCGCGACCTCGGCTACCTGAAGATCCCGCGCGGCCTGGTCGTGGACGTCAAGAAGCTCGAGACGATGCCGGACGACAAGATCACGCTCGTCTGCACCGGATCGCAGGGCGAGCCGATGGCGGCGATCTCGCGGATGGCGAACGGGAACCACCAGATCAAGATCGGCGAGGGTGACACGGTCCTGCTCGCGAGCTCGCTGATCCCGGGGAACGAGAACGCGATCTACGGGGTCATCAACAAGCTCACCGACCTCGGGGCGAAGGTCGTGCACAAGGGCAACGCCAAGGTGCACGTCTCCGGTCACGCGAGCGAGGGCGAGCTCGTCTACTGCTACAACCTCATCAAGCCGGGCAACGTCCTGCCGATCCACGGCGAGTCGAAGCACCTGCACGCGAACGCCGAGATCGCGGTGCGGACCGGCGTCGACCCGGAGCGCGTCATCATCGGCCGCGACGGGGTGACGATCGACCTGATCGACGGACGGGCGACGATCTCCGGACAGGTGCAGGCCGGCATGGTGTACGTCGACGGGCAGACGGTCGGCCGGGCGACCGAGGACACGCTCAAGGAGCGCCGACTGCTCCGCGAGGGCGGGGTCGTCACGGTCCTCGCGCTGGTCGACCCGGCGACGAACGTGCTCGCAGAGCCGCTGGAGTTCCTCACCCGCGGGTTCGTCCACGACGACCGGACGTTCGACGGTGCGGCCGCGGAGGTCACCAAGGCGCTCGAACGCTCCGCGCAGCAGGGGGTGACCGATCTCGACGCGATCGAGGAGGTCATCGCGTCGGCTGTCGGTCGCTACATCCAGCGTGCCTACCGGCGTGAACCCGTCGTGATCGCCGTGGTGGTCGACGCGTAG
- a CDS encoding metalloregulator ArsR/SmtB family transcription factor — translation MTESTGVEVMAGVDAPADRGTDAVAVLQAVADPVRWTVVTALAEAPRCVCDLQEQVPVAGNLLSYHLKVLRDLGLVTASRRGRWIDYALAEDAPDRMRAALPGLDASAAGAPRRRRRRRTRDPGRGVGYCDPGRGGGRSDGFGLRRGGGVVSLAERVRASTRTPTRRWVGLGAAVVVWAVLYEVNLPFWNWVVYDRLGLDPASRLGSGVQFFVYDSTKIVLLLVGIIFVVTVLRSFMSVERTRALLGGRREGVGNVMAAGLGVITPFCSCSAVPAFIGFVAAGVPIGVTLSFLIASPLVNEVAIALLFGMFGIGPTALYVGAGLVIAVVAGFTLGRLRVEKWVEPFVFETRLGGKVIDSTFGLTWDDRIQMGIEEVASILRKIWPYLLVGIALGAGIHGWAPQDFFTRFAGAGNPFAVLVAVLLGIPLYSNAAGVMPLVQALHDNGLPMGTLLAFMMAVVALSLPEMILLRRVLKPQLIATFIAVTAAGIIAVGYLFNAVIPL, via the coding sequence GTGACTGAATCAACGGGTGTTGAAGTGATGGCAGGGGTTGACGCACCGGCAGATCGGGGGACCGACGCGGTAGCCGTCCTCCAGGCCGTGGCCGACCCCGTGCGCTGGACCGTCGTGACCGCGCTGGCCGAGGCGCCGCGCTGCGTGTGCGACCTGCAGGAGCAGGTGCCGGTCGCCGGCAACCTCCTCAGCTACCACCTCAAGGTGCTCCGCGACCTGGGCCTCGTCACCGCGAGCCGCCGCGGACGCTGGATCGACTACGCCCTGGCGGAGGATGCCCCCGACCGGATGCGCGCGGCGCTCCCTGGCCTCGATGCCTCTGCGGCAGGCGCCCCCCGCCGCCGCCGCCGTCGCCGCACCCGCGACCCGGGTCGTGGTGTCGGGTACTGCGACCCGGGTCGCGGCGGCGGCCGCAGCGACGGGTTCGGGCTCAGGCGTGGGGGTGGCGTCGTGAGTCTGGCGGAGCGGGTGCGTGCCTCGACGCGGACCCCGACGCGCCGGTGGGTGGGTCTGGGTGCGGCGGTGGTGGTGTGGGCCGTGCTGTATGAGGTGAATCTGCCGTTCTGGAACTGGGTGGTGTACGACCGTCTGGGGTTGGACCCGGCGAGCCGCCTGGGGTCGGGTGTGCAGTTCTTCGTGTATGACTCGACCAAGATCGTGTTGTTGCTGGTGGGGATCATCTTCGTGGTCACGGTGCTGCGGTCGTTCATGAGTGTGGAGCGCACGCGGGCGTTGTTGGGTGGGCGCCGTGAGGGTGTGGGCAACGTGATGGCCGCCGGGTTGGGGGTCATCACCCCGTTCTGTTCGTGCAGTGCGGTGCCGGCGTTCATCGGGTTCGTGGCGGCGGGGGTCCCGATCGGGGTGACGTTGAGCTTTCTGATCGCGAGCCCGTTGGTCAACGAGGTGGCGATCGCGTTGCTGTTCGGGATGTTCGGCATCGGCCCGACCGCGTTGTACGTGGGGGCGGGGTTGGTGATCGCGGTGGTGGCGGGGTTCACGTTGGGCCGCCTGCGCGTGGAGAAGTGGGTCGAGCCGTTCGTGTTCGAGACCCGTCTGGGGGGCAAGGTCATCGACTCCACGTTCGGGCTGACGTGGGATGACCGGATCCAGATGGGCATCGAGGAGGTCGCGTCGATCCTGCGCAAGATCTGGCCCTACCTGCTGGTCGGGATCGCGTTGGGCGCCGGGATCCACGGGTGGGCACCGCAGGACTTCTTCACCCGGTTCGCCGGGGCCGGTAACCCGTTCGCGGTGCTGGTCGCGGTCCTGCTGGGCATCCCGTTGTACTCCAACGCCGCCGGGGTCATGCCACTGGTCCAGGCCCTGCACGACAACGGCCTACCGATGGGCACCCTGTTGGCGTTCATGATGGCCGTGGTCGCCCTGAGCCTGCCCGAGATGATCCTGCTGCGCCGCGTCCTCAAACCCCAGCTCATCGCCACCTTCATCGCCGTCACCGCCGCCGGCATCATCGCCGTCGGCTACCTCTTCAACGCCGTCATCCCCCTGTGA
- a CDS encoding thioredoxin family protein, producing MIIKILGSGCANCVALERVTREAVSALGIDAEFEKVTDYGAIASYGVMRTPGLVVDEAVVLAGRVPTTNQVRELLAPLVG from the coding sequence ATGATCATCAAGATTCTCGGTTCCGGTTGCGCCAACTGCGTCGCCCTCGAGCGCGTCACGCGTGAGGCCGTCAGCGCTCTCGGCATCGACGCCGAGTTCGAGAAGGTCACCGACTACGGCGCGATCGCGTCCTACGGCGTGATGCGCACCCCCGGCCTCGTGGTCGACGAGGCGGTCGTCCTGGCCGGCCGCGTCCCGACGACGAACCAGGTCCGCGAGCTCCTCGCCCCGCTGGTCGGCTGA
- a CDS encoding AraC family transcriptional regulator, giving the protein MTPIPGPGPVTASWPEAVTLLGALDASMLRLMDELSTTMFCAKDVTGRYVAVNQVFVNRTSERSRRTVIGRRAEDLFVPELAEHYTVQDDEILATGRPLLRELELIRRPGGVPGWYLTSKVPVRADGVVVGLVSVSEDLRTYDAADTTVSSLSRVVALLHDQVHRQVSVADMAAVAGCSPSTLDRRIRKVFGLSPRQLVLRTRIDQATSLLTTTELPIAEIAHRTGFYDQAVFTRTFGRLTGGTPAQYRRRSG; this is encoded by the coding sequence ATGACGCCGATTCCCGGACCCGGGCCGGTGACCGCCTCCTGGCCGGAGGCCGTCACCCTCCTGGGCGCGCTCGACGCGTCGATGCTCCGGCTGATGGACGAGCTCTCGACGACGATGTTCTGCGCCAAGGACGTGACCGGGCGGTACGTCGCGGTGAACCAGGTGTTCGTGAACCGGACCAGCGAGCGCTCGCGGCGGACCGTGATCGGGCGCCGCGCGGAGGACCTCTTCGTCCCCGAGCTCGCGGAGCACTACACCGTGCAGGACGACGAGATCCTCGCGACCGGTCGCCCGCTGCTCCGTGAGCTCGAGCTGATCCGGCGGCCCGGTGGTGTCCCCGGCTGGTACCTGACGTCCAAGGTCCCGGTGCGCGCGGACGGCGTCGTCGTCGGGCTCGTGAGCGTCTCGGAGGACCTGCGCACGTACGACGCCGCCGACACCACGGTCAGCTCGCTGTCCCGGGTCGTCGCGCTCCTCCACGACCAGGTGCACCGGCAGGTCTCGGTCGCCGACATGGCCGCGGTCGCCGGGTGCTCCCCCTCGACGCTCGACCGGCGTATCCGCAAGGTGTTCGGGCTCTCACCGCGCCAGCTCGTGCTCCGCACGAGGATCGACCAGGCCACGTCGCTGCTGACGACGACCGAGCTCCCGATCGCCGAGATCGCACACCGCACCGGCTTCTACGACCAGGCGGTGTTCACCCGGACCTTCGGTCGGCTGACCGGCGGCACACCTGCGCAGTACCGGCGACGGTCGGGCTGA